The genomic region CAGGAGATTTCCTGACGGCTCCTCTGGCCCCGCCCGAACACTACCTTATGCAAACTCCCCAGGACAAGTACTTGAAGCTGCAGGAGATCCTGCGTGACATGGGATCCCTGCTGGTCGCCTTCTCCGGCGGCGTCGACTCTACCTTCCTTCTCAAGGCCGCCTTTGACACCCTGGGCGGCGAAAGGGTGCTGGCGGTCACCGCCACCTCCCCCACCTATCCCGAATCGGAGCTTGCCGAGGCCACGCGGCTGGCTGCCCTGATAGGGGCCCGCCAGGAGCTCGTGGTCTCCAACGAGCTGGAGATCCCCGGTTTCAGCCACAACCCCAAGGACCGCTGCTATCACTGCAAAAGCGAGTTGTTCCGGATCTGCACCGAAAAGGCGCGGGAGCACTCCCTTTCCTTCGTCGCCGACGGGAGCAACACCGACGACCTGGGCGATTACCGCCCCGGCCGCACCGCCGCCTGCGAGCTGAAGGTGCGCTCGCCGCTTCTGGAGGCGGGGCTTTCTAAAAGTGACATCCGGGAGCTGAGCCGCGGGCTCGGGCTCCCCACCTGGGCCAAGCAGGCCTATGCCTGCCTGGCCAGCCGCTTCCCCTACGGGACCGA from Citrifermentans bremense harbors:
- the larE gene encoding ATP-dependent sacrificial sulfur transferase LarE; this encodes MQTPQDKYLKLQEILRDMGSLLVAFSGGVDSTFLLKAAFDTLGGERVLAVTATSPTYPESELAEATRLAALIGARQELVVSNELEIPGFSHNPKDRCYHCKSELFRICTEKAREHSLSFVADGSNTDDLGDYRPGRTAACELKVRSPLLEAGLSKSDIRELSRGLGLPTWAKQAYACLASRFPYGTEITEQRLNQVERCEEFLKGEGFTVYRVRFHLESARIELSEAELPRMLEPSLRARTLEFFRAAGFTYVSLDLQGYRAGSMNEG